One window from the genome of Paenibacillus azoreducens encodes:
- a CDS encoding phage tail tube protein, protein MAQGAGMDPTRAILGTFAQAFVDGDWQTNINHLEAKVEIDKRELKLVGHNWVQYKIGAKKGSGTMSGYKVSSKMIQQDFKKFEIISKLDDPEAFGFERVRLIRCMPDSVQLANWTAGEEVTEDTPFTFEDYELLDPIVI, encoded by the coding sequence ATGGCACAAGGAGCAGGAATGGACCCAACCAGGGCGATACTTGGTACATTTGCTCAAGCCTTTGTTGACGGTGATTGGCAGACAAATATCAATCATCTTGAAGCAAAAGTGGAAATTGATAAGCGTGAGTTGAAACTTGTAGGACACAATTGGGTCCAATATAAGATCGGTGCGAAAAAAGGTAGTGGAACCATGAGTGGATACAAAGTATCGTCAAAAATGATTCAACAAGATTTTAAAAAATTCGAAATTATTTCTAAGTTGGACGATCCGGAAGCGTTCGGTTTTGAACGCGTGCGCCTCATCCGCTGCATGCCCGACAGCGTGCAGCTGGCCAATTGGACTGCTGGTGAAGAAGTGACGGAAGATACGCCATTTACATTTGAAGATTATGAACTTTTAGACCCTATTGTAATTTAA
- a CDS encoding phage tail sheath family protein: MAGGNWSPTDMPVLPGLYMNFVAAAGTAIQPGARGIVVAAFKAHWGPVGQFVEVSDEAAIKEVFSIDESDGATAYSTLYLALLGGPKTLLGYRIASDAAAPAKVTINNTASTPAAVIELAAKYPGERGNGFSVSISDSLAAPGTKELKLYEGSKLLRTFAIGDGSVNAAIQAINEDEGNKWIQAKKLADGTLVSVSGEAFKGGDSGITGVTNSDYISALAAFEGQEFHVLTLDNVTDPALRSSIVAWVKRVRSEGKGIIATLGGTAADDKSTDAVSKAVSRSASINNEGVVNVGSGAIIANKEYSSAQVAAWVAGLIAGQSLSQSTTYAESPFDDVTRRWTRSEQEKAVRGGVFLLIHDGRKVKVLRGINSLVTLQIGQNNSWKKIRTIRVMDAINGDLQRTAEDVYIGKVNNTEEGRLALIGACKEYMRTLAQSNVIEANGYDVILDPDYYGSSPAKRPEPDQVYLRWDARLTDVMEQIFGTFFVQ, from the coding sequence ATGGCAGGAGGAAATTGGAGCCCGACGGATATGCCGGTGCTGCCTGGACTTTACATGAATTTTGTTGCAGCCGCTGGCACGGCGATCCAGCCCGGCGCCCGCGGTATCGTAGTTGCTGCCTTTAAAGCACACTGGGGGCCGGTTGGGCAGTTTGTGGAGGTTTCGGATGAAGCAGCAATCAAGGAAGTGTTCTCCATAGATGAGAGCGACGGCGCAACAGCGTATTCAACACTGTACCTAGCCCTTTTGGGTGGGCCGAAGACACTGCTGGGTTATCGTATCGCTTCAGATGCTGCTGCACCTGCAAAGGTGACGATCAACAATACAGCTTCAACACCCGCAGCTGTAATTGAACTAGCTGCAAAGTACCCCGGAGAGCGGGGAAACGGATTTAGTGTTTCGATTTCTGACAGTCTGGCAGCCCCTGGTACAAAGGAATTGAAGTTGTATGAGGGTTCGAAGTTGCTTCGCACCTTTGCAATCGGCGACGGAAGCGTGAATGCTGCGATCCAGGCTATCAACGAAGACGAAGGGAACAAGTGGATCCAGGCAAAGAAACTGGCCGATGGAACCTTGGTCAGTGTCTCCGGTGAAGCATTTAAGGGTGGCGATAGCGGCATAACTGGCGTTACAAATTCTGATTACATCTCAGCGCTCGCCGCGTTCGAGGGACAAGAATTTCACGTCCTGACGTTAGACAACGTTACGGATCCGGCGTTACGATCCAGTATCGTTGCTTGGGTTAAACGCGTACGCAGTGAAGGGAAAGGAATCATTGCCACGCTCGGAGGAACGGCTGCCGATGACAAGTCAACCGACGCAGTCTCCAAAGCTGTATCCAGAAGCGCTAGCATCAACAATGAGGGAGTCGTAAATGTAGGATCTGGTGCAATCATTGCCAACAAGGAATATAGTTCGGCGCAGGTGGCTGCATGGGTTGCAGGTCTGATCGCGGGACAATCTTTGAGTCAATCAACGACCTATGCCGAGTCACCTTTTGATGATGTAACCCGGCGTTGGACACGCTCTGAGCAAGAGAAAGCAGTCCGTGGCGGTGTATTTCTGTTGATCCATGACGGCCGGAAAGTTAAGGTACTCCGGGGAATAAACAGTCTGGTCACGTTGCAGATTGGCCAGAACAATAGTTGGAAGAAGATCCGGACTATTCGGGTCATGGATGCAATCAACGGCGATCTGCAACGCACCGCGGAGGACGTTTATATCGGGAAAGTTAACAATACCGAAGAGGGGCGCTTGGCCCTGATCGGTGCATGCAAAGAATATATGCGGACACTAGCTCAGAGCAACGTTATTGAAGCAAACGGGTATGACGTGATTCTTGATCCTGATTACTACGGTTCATCTCCAGCTAAAAGGCCAGAACCTGATCAGGTCTATTTGAGATGGGATGCCCGACTGACTGATGTAATGGAACAAATTTTCGGCACGTTCTTCGTGCAATAA